One Clostridiaceae bacterium genomic window carries:
- a CDS encoding spore coat protein CotH, translating to MIKSNKINIIGAVAVAFALTTSAALVVFGKSLAKSGAFEAEPEYAAKIFGTDIISIEILADEDNWQEMLDNAINEQFIMVDVIVNGKKFKNVGIRPKGNSSLTQVANSNSDRYSFRLQFDEYIKGQTCFGLESFVLNNMLGDYTYMKEYISYDLMHEAGVDAPYFGFARIKVNGEDWGLYLAVELYNDSYEQRVYGDTSGMLYNVKSMDMGGNFQVQGRNVPVMPDIRNLPAMPGIQNIPVMPDGRNNPAMPGAQDFPDMQNGQNTQPMPERQNPPAMTDGQNSTDGQNLENMQDGRNFLSIPDRRNVPAVPNEKNVPTIPDGQNIPTMPDGQNPQFNIDNFRFFPQMDDGNRGMNRFFADRGGRGSSGGSLEYIDDNIESYSAIFNNVVGKGDEKDFQRVIKALKALSEGKDLEKYFDVDKILRYLAAHTIVVNLDSYSSIMAQNYYIYERDGRITILPWDYNLAWGGFQSGSASSVINFPIDTPVSGVEMSSRPLIDKLFANPEYLERYHSYLQQLIDNYFANGKFEEKIKELDALISDYVKNDPTEFYTYEEYEKAVSAFITLGNLRAQSIQGQLEGTIPSTTEGQRTNSDKLVSAGDLNLSVLGTMMGGRGGNNMNNMNFPGIMGGAMFGNIPDNIRQNTEPTAPDNNTGNSDRMRQNRRNDNIQNNNVQNNNTRNNNTQNSNTMNPLNTRFSSDQSLIISNFTLIVVLILVLIAAIIFAARFKKSY from the coding sequence ATGATAAAAAGTAATAAAATAAATATTATTGGTGCTGTTGCTGTGGCTTTTGCCTTGACAACAAGCGCTGCTCTTGTGGTATTCGGCAAAAGCCTGGCAAAAAGCGGCGCCTTTGAAGCTGAACCAGAATATGCTGCCAAGATTTTTGGCACTGATATTATTTCTATTGAGATTCTTGCAGATGAAGATAACTGGCAGGAAATGTTGGACAATGCCATCAATGAGCAGTTTATAATGGTAGATGTGATTGTAAACGGTAAAAAATTTAAAAATGTTGGCATTCGTCCAAAGGGAAACTCAAGCTTAACTCAGGTAGCAAATTCCAACAGTGACAGGTATAGTTTTCGCCTGCAATTTGACGAATATATCAAAGGCCAAACCTGTTTCGGGCTTGAGAGCTTTGTACTCAATAATATGCTTGGAGATTATACCTACATGAAAGAGTATATATCCTATGACCTGATGCATGAAGCGGGTGTTGATGCTCCATACTTTGGTTTTGCCAGAATCAAGGTAAATGGAGAAGACTGGGGATTGTACCTTGCAGTGGAATTATATAATGACAGCTATGAACAACGGGTATATGGTGATACATCAGGAATGTTGTATAATGTAAAAAGCATGGATATGGGTGGAAATTTCCAGGTACAAGGCAGAAATGTTCCAGTCATGCCGGACATACGGAATTTACCTGCCATGCCGGGTATACAGAATATTCCTGTAATGCCGGATGGCCGGAATAATCCGGCCATGCCAGGTGCACAGGATTTCCCTGACATGCAGAATGGACAAAATACTCAACCTATGCCCGAGAGACAAAATCCTCCAGCTATGACAGATGGACAAAATTCGACAGATGGACAAAATCTTGAAAATATGCAAGATGGAAGAAACTTTTTATCTATACCCGATAGACGGAATGTTCCGGCTGTGCCCAATGAAAAAAACGTTCCAACAATTCCTGATGGGCAAAACATTCCGACAATGCCTGATGGTCAAAACCCGCAATTTAATATAGATAACTTCAGATTTTTCCCCCAAATGGATGATGGGAACAGAGGAATGAACAGATTTTTTGCGGACAGAGGAGGACGTGGCAGTTCAGGAGGCAGTCTTGAATATATAGACGATAATATTGAAAGTTACAGCGCAATTTTTAATAATGTAGTTGGAAAAGGAGATGAAAAAGACTTTCAGCGGGTTATTAAAGCTCTAAAAGCGCTATCTGAAGGTAAAGACCTGGAAAAGTATTTTGATGTTGACAAGATTCTTCGCTATTTGGCAGCTCATACTATTGTTGTAAACCTGGATAGCTACAGTTCCATCATGGCGCAAAATTATTATATCTATGAGCGTGATGGCCGTATTACCATTCTGCCTTGGGACTACAACCTGGCCTGGGGAGGATTTCAAAGCGGGAGTGCTTCCTCTGTGATTAATTTTCCTATAGATACTCCTGTAAGCGGCGTTGAAATGTCAAGTCGTCCATTGATAGACAAATTGTTTGCAAACCCTGAATATTTAGAACGATATCACAGTTATTTACAGCAGTTAATTGATAACTACTTCGCCAATGGAAAGTTTGAAGAAAAAATTAAAGAGCTTGATGCTTTAATTTCTGATTATGTAAAAAATGACCCTACAGAATTTTATACTTATGAGGAATATGAGAAAGCTGTTTCAGCCTTTATCACACTGGGTAATCTTCGTGCTCAAAGCATACAGGGTCAACTTGAGGGGACTATTCCCTCTACTACGGAAGGGCAAAGAACAAATTCAGACAAACTTGTATCAGCAGGAGATTTAAATCTCTCAGTCCTTGGAACTATGATGGGCGGCAGAGGCGGCAACAACATGAATAACATGAATTTTCCAGGAATTATGGGTGGCGCTATGTTTGGTAATATACCTGATAATATACGGCAAAATACAGAACCAACGGCTCCTGACAATAATACTGGAAATAGTGACAGGATGAGGCAGAACCGGCGAAACGACAATATTCAAAATAATAATGTTCAAAACAACAATACTAGAAACAATAATACTCAAAATAGCAATACCATGAATCCCCTGAATACAAGGTTTTCTTCGGATCAGAGTTTAATAATCAGCAATTTTACCCTAATTGTTGTATTAATACTTGTGCTGATAGCTGCCATTATATTTGCAGCACGATTCAAAAAAAGTTACTGA
- a CDS encoding DUF4956 domain-containing protein, with the protein MLSFKDIFKSSFLEKAVEFSFLDVTLAMLLSFAIGLFIFYVYKKTFSGVMYSAAFGVSIMAMTMITTLIILAVTSNLVLSLGMVGALSIVRFRTAIKEPLDIAFLFWAISAGIVIGAGLIPLAIIGSVFIGIMLLIFVNRKSTDTPYIVVLNLENDEAENNCMKLLKEKTKKSLIKSKTVSQNGIELTIEVRLLDKSAKLLNEMLEIDGVNNACLVSYNGEYAN; encoded by the coding sequence ATGTTGTCATTTAAAGATATTTTTAAATCGAGTTTTTTGGAAAAAGCAGTTGAGTTTTCATTTTTGGACGTAACACTCGCCATGCTCCTTTCCTTTGCAATTGGACTATTCATATTCTATGTTTACAAAAAGACTTTTTCGGGAGTTATGTACTCAGCGGCATTTGGTGTTTCTATTATGGCCATGACCATGATTACAACCCTTATTATCCTTGCAGTAACATCCAATCTTGTCTTGTCCCTTGGTATGGTAGGCGCCCTGTCGATCGTCCGCTTCAGAACGGCCATTAAGGAGCCGCTGGATATTGCGTTCCTGTTCTGGGCAATTTCAGCAGGTATTGTAATAGGTGCAGGATTGATTCCTCTTGCAATTATCGGCTCGGTTTTTATCGGTATCATGCTTCTTATATTTGTTAACAGGAAAAGCACTGATACACCATATATTGTTGTGCTTAATCTTGAAAACGATGAGGCGGAAAATAATTGTATGAAATTATTAAAAGAGAAAACCAAGAAAAGCTTAATCAAGTCAAAAACTGTTTCACAGAATGGCATAGAGCTTACAATTGAAGTACGTCTTTTGGATAAGTCGGCAAAGCTTCTTAATGAAATGCTCGAAATAGACGGAGTAAACAACGCCTGTCTTGTAAGCTATAATGGCGAATATGCTAACTAA
- a CDS encoding polyphosphate polymerase domain-containing protein, with amino-acid sequence MQKDRGRYELKHYINYADVIGLRARLPFVAKPDKNSINGNGYRVKSLYFDNYKDKALKEKIDGVDGREKFRLRIYNNNTSFIRLEKKSKKNGISYKEGTTISEEDCRRLLKGDFAVLKEKGNPLCLELYAKIHYQQLRPKSIVEYWREAYVYPAGNVRVTLDYDIRTGQNIYDFFSDKPAPIPVCGVYVLEVKYDSFLPEIIRGMVSLSGRMSTSFSKYAAARII; translated from the coding sequence GTGCAAAAGGATCGTGGAAGATATGAACTAAAGCATTATATAAACTATGCAGATGTTATAGGGCTTAGGGCAAGGCTTCCTTTTGTGGCCAAACCTGATAAAAATTCCATCAATGGCAATGGATATCGGGTTAAAAGCCTCTATTTTGACAACTATAAAGACAAAGCATTAAAGGAAAAAATCGATGGTGTAGATGGACGCGAGAAATTCCGCCTTCGGATTTATAATAACAACACGTCCTTTATACGCCTTGAAAAAAAGAGCAAAAAGAATGGCATTAGTTATAAGGAAGGTACAACCATATCGGAAGAAGATTGCAGGCGGTTGCTCAAAGGGGATTTTGCCGTGTTAAAAGAAAAGGGGAATCCCTTGTGCCTGGAACTTTATGCGAAAATCCATTACCAGCAGCTTCGGCCAAAGAGCATTGTGGAATATTGGCGGGAGGCGTATGTCTATCCAGCGGGAAATGTTCGGGTTACCCTGGATTATGATATTCGAACAGGCCAGAACATTTATGATTTTTTTAGTGATAAACCTGCACCTATACCTGTTTGTGGAGTGTATGTACTGGAAGTGAAATATGACAGCTTTCTGCCAGAGATAATTCGCGGCATGGTGTCTCTATCCGGCAGAATGAGTACTTCATTTTCAAAATATGCGGCAGCAAGAATTATTTAA
- a CDS encoding transcriptional repressor, translating to MNGVKTNLEEILNKLKNNNIRLSHQRLKVLEYLDNNRIHPTVEQIYNGLHDDIPTLSKTTIYNTLNTLTEAGLVKIITTEDNEARYDINIDAHGHFKCKACGNIYDFEVNMDSLEIKGLNGFKIYNRDIYFSGFCSKCMEKENGMDN from the coding sequence ATGAATGGCGTGAAAACAAATTTAGAAGAAATATTAAATAAACTAAAAAATAATAACATACGCCTTTCTCATCAAAGGCTTAAAGTACTTGAATACCTGGATAATAACAGGATACATCCCACAGTGGAGCAGATTTATAATGGCCTTCATGATGATATCCCTACTTTATCCAAAACAACAATTTATAATACCTTAAATACATTAACAGAAGCCGGATTAGTTAAGATCATAACCACTGAAGATAATGAAGCACGTTATGACATTAATATCGATGCGCATGGACATTTTAAGTGTAAAGCCTGTGGAAACATATACGATTTTGAAGTAAATATGGATTCTTTAGAAATAAAAGGTTTAAATGGCTTTAAGATATACAACAGGGATATATATTTTAGCGGTTTTTGTTCAAAATGTATGGAAAAAGAAAATGGCATGGATAATTAA
- a CDS encoding ubiquinone biosynthesis protein COQ7: protein MPSFANPFTGNVPRKMTKEELIQAIRLDIAGELEAIFIYDAHVQATDDPLAKKVIADIRDEEKAHVGELMALLRLLDPEEAKHFEEGEGEVREMLEQLNMVAKPPSGKSESTIGSLIGK, encoded by the coding sequence ATGCCAAGTTTTGCCAATCCATTTACAGGCAATGTTCCGAGGAAAATGACCAAAGAAGAGCTGATCCAGGCTATAAGACTTGATATTGCAGGAGAGCTTGAAGCTATTTTTATTTATGACGCTCATGTACAAGCAACCGACGATCCTTTGGCCAAAAAAGTAATTGCTGACATAAGAGATGAGGAAAAAGCACATGTAGGAGAGCTTATGGCTTTGCTTCGCCTCTTGGATCCCGAGGAGGCAAAACATTTCGAAGAAGGCGAGGGAGAAGTCAGAGAAATGCTTGAGCAATTAAATATGGTCGCAAAACCGCCTTCTGGCAAATCTGAAAGTACTATAGGAAGCCTAATAGGCAAATAA
- a CDS encoding bacteriocin family protein has protein sequence MDYLSREGSPISADLWEKIDDAVVSAAKKSLTGRRFLSIYGPLGAGIQSINVDNIEELEETEGSISVIKGRTYQHIPLISQDFALLWRDLEFSEQTGLPVDLSSASRASSQCALKEDELIFFGNDELGYKGLLTEDGIIKLTLSDWSEGENPFKDISTGLAKFIENGIIGRNVLIVSPNLFVQLQRIQPGTGTTEYERISRLLNGNIFSTPVLKNNQAVLVCSEPQNMDLVIGQDMITSYLETKNLNHYFRIIETLLLRIKNKKAVIVFE, from the coding sequence ATGGATTATTTATCAAGAGAAGGTTCTCCGATTTCCGCTGATTTATGGGAGAAAATTGACGATGCTGTTGTATCAGCGGCAAAAAAATCTCTGACAGGAAGAAGATTTTTAAGTATCTATGGTCCCTTGGGAGCAGGCATTCAAAGCATCAATGTAGACAACATTGAAGAATTAGAGGAAACTGAAGGAAGCATCTCGGTCATTAAGGGAAGAACATATCAGCACATTCCTTTGATTAGTCAAGACTTTGCACTTCTATGGAGAGACCTGGAATTCAGCGAGCAAACGGGATTGCCTGTCGATTTGTCCTCAGCCTCACGGGCGTCTTCCCAATGTGCTTTAAAAGAAGATGAATTGATTTTCTTTGGTAATGATGAACTGGGTTATAAGGGCTTACTAACCGAAGATGGGATTATTAAACTTACTCTATCAGATTGGAGCGAAGGAGAAAACCCATTCAAAGACATATCTACAGGATTAGCCAAATTCATTGAGAACGGAATTATAGGAAGAAATGTTCTGATTGTCAGTCCAAATCTTTTTGTCCAACTTCAGAGAATACAGCCAGGCACAGGAACAACTGAATATGAAAGAATAAGCAGGCTTCTTAACGGTAATATTTTCAGCACACCGGTATTAAAGAATAACCAGGCTGTTCTGGTCTGCTCTGAACCGCAAAATATGGATCTTGTAATTGGGCAGGATATGATTACATCTTACCTTGAAACAAAAAATCTGAATCATTATTTCCGTATTATAGAAACACTTCTTCTAAGAATTAAAAATAAAAAAGCAGTTATTGTCTTTGAATAA
- a CDS encoding BlaI/MecI/CopY family transcriptional regulator translates to MKEYKLTESEEKFAELIWQNEPINSGDLVRLGEKEMNWKKSTTYTVLKKLCEKGIFQNKNAMVSSLVTKDEYYTRQSIRFVEDTFGGSLPKFLTAFISGRKLSKHQAEELKKLIDEHKGK, encoded by the coding sequence ATGAAAGAGTATAAGCTTACAGAAAGTGAAGAAAAATTTGCAGAATTAATTTGGCAGAATGAACCAATCAATTCAGGAGATCTCGTCAGGCTTGGTGAGAAAGAAATGAACTGGAAAAAATCTACCACATATACAGTACTTAAAAAGTTATGTGAAAAAGGCATTTTCCAAAATAAAAATGCTATGGTTTCTTCTCTGGTCACAAAGGATGAATATTATACCAGGCAAAGCATACGTTTTGTTGAGGATACCTTTGGAGGATCTTTGCCGAAGTTCTTAACAGCTTTTATCAGTGGCAGAAAATTAAGCAAACATCAGGCTGAAGAGTTGAAAAAGCTGATTGATGAGCATAAGGGGAAATAG
- a CDS encoding radical SAM protein, giving the protein MSVIQKTALNILLNYLSENPMEKLPKIFDIAEKLDRGNLHATQINAVRDVLLDDNSVWRTFVEKLFQEVDVKLIKKFVECFVVNANFIGYERGRTIEEKYDCNVPWAILMDPTSACNLSCTGCWAAQYGNKNNLSYETLDSICRQGKELGIFFYIFSGGEPLVRKKDIIRLCKEHQDCYFFAFTNSTLVDDELCEEMLKVGNFALAFSIEGDEEATDMRRGKGTYRKVIEAMERMREHKLLFGYSTCYHRYNTESVGSDEFVDDMIARGCRFSWNFTYIPVGKDARTDLIATPEQRAYMYRRINEIRQTKPIFAMDFWNDGEYANGCIAGGKRYLHINAAGDVEPCAFIHYSNVNIHNATLLDALRSPLFMAYRKNQPFNNNLLRPCPLLDNPEMLAKMVKESGAKSTDMEAPEDVDVLIAKTIEAAKAWAEVADSLWKENPKYQETNCKSVS; this is encoded by the coding sequence ATGAGCGTGATTCAAAAAACGGCACTAAATATACTACTGAATTACCTTTCAGAAAATCCTATGGAAAAGCTACCAAAAATATTTGATATTGCAGAGAAATTAGATAGAGGAAATTTACATGCTACCCAGATAAACGCTGTGCGTGATGTTCTGTTGGATGATAACAGCGTTTGGCGTACTTTTGTTGAAAAACTGTTTCAGGAAGTGGATGTAAAGCTCATAAAAAAGTTTGTAGAATGCTTTGTAGTTAATGCTAACTTTATCGGGTACGAGCGCGGGCGGACTATTGAAGAAAAATATGACTGCAACGTTCCATGGGCAATTTTGATGGATCCAACCAGTGCCTGCAATTTGTCCTGCACCGGATGCTGGGCAGCACAATATGGAAACAAAAATAACCTATCTTACGAGACACTTGACTCAATTTGCCGACAGGGCAAGGAACTGGGTATTTTCTTCTATATCTTCTCCGGAGGAGAACCACTTGTACGCAAGAAGGATATCATCCGGTTATGCAAAGAACACCAGGATTGCTACTTCTTTGCCTTCACCAACAGTACGCTGGTAGATGACGAACTGTGCGAGGAAATGCTGAAGGTAGGCAATTTTGCACTGGCATTTTCTATTGAGGGTGACGAGGAAGCCACCGACATGAGGCGTGGAAAAGGTACTTATCGTAAAGTTATTGAGGCAATGGAAAGGATGAGGGAACATAAGCTTTTATTTGGGTATTCTACCTGCTATCACCGTTACAATACTGAAAGTGTTGGTTCTGATGAATTTGTTGACGATATGATTGCCCGTGGTTGCAGGTTTTCCTGGAACTTTACTTATATACCTGTTGGAAAGGATGCCCGTACAGACCTTATTGCTACTCCTGAACAACGTGCGTATATGTACCGGCGTATCAACGAAATTCGTCAAACCAAACCTATTTTTGCAATGGATTTCTGGAATGACGGAGAGTACGCTAATGGATGTATAGCAGGCGGGAAACGCTACCTGCATATAAATGCCGCCGGTGATGTAGAGCCATGCGCATTTATCCATTATTCCAACGTCAACATTCATAATGCAACACTTTTGGATGCTCTAAGGTCTCCTTTATTTATGGCATATCGTAAAAACCAGCCATTTAACAACAACCTGCTGCGCCCATGCCCTTTGCTTGACAATCCTGAGATGCTTGCAAAGATGGTTAAAGAATCAGGAGCAAAATCAACTGATATGGAAGCACCTGAAGATGTAGATGTGCTTATTGCCAAAACTATTGAGGCTGCCAAGGCCTGGGCAGAGGTGGCTGACAGCCTATGGAAGGAGAATCCGAAATATCAGGAAACTAACTGTAAATCTGTGAGTTAA
- a CDS encoding transposase family protein has product MDKFIKQLDQNLDYIRHEIVDGKCYITVASSRKEVICPFCGSASSKIHSIYSRTFQDLPIQGNKVFIIIRNRKMFCNNPDCNHTTFAERFDFISDKAKKTRRLVDEIVRLSLNCSSVEASKAFRKNIVDVGKSTICNLLKKRNSCYS; this is encoded by the coding sequence ATGGATAAGTTTATTAAGCAGTTAGACCAAAACCTGGACTATATTCGTCATGAAATAGTTGATGGAAAATGCTATATAACAGTAGCTTCCAGCCGAAAAGAAGTAATATGTCCATTCTGCGGCTCTGCATCATCAAAAATACATTCTATATATAGCAGAACCTTTCAGGATCTTCCAATACAAGGCAATAAGGTATTTATTATTATACGCAACAGAAAGATGTTTTGTAATAATCCTGACTGTAATCATACTACTTTTGCAGAAAGATTTGATTTCATTTCAGATAAAGCGAAGAAAACCCGACGGCTTGTGGATGAAATTGTACGACTGTCATTAAACTGCAGTTCTGTTGAGGCATCTAAAGCTTTTAGGAAGAATATTGTGGATGTAGGCAAAAGTACTATCTGCAATCTCTTAAAAAAAAGAAACTCCTGTTATTCATAA